From the genome of Kaistella daneshvariae, one region includes:
- a CDS encoding nucleoside deaminase, producing the protein MAFNDEYFMKMALAEAVQAIEKDEVPVGCVVVSQNRIIAKAHNLTETLNDVTAHAEMQAITSAADFIGGKYLQNCTLYVTLEPCVMCAGALNWSQISKVVIGARDDQRGFINKNLTLHPKTEIVLGVLENECSQILKEFFQSKR; encoded by the coding sequence GTGGCTTTTAACGACGAATATTTTATGAAGATGGCTTTGGCAGAAGCCGTGCAAGCCATTGAAAAGGACGAAGTTCCTGTCGGCTGTGTGGTTGTCTCACAAAACCGCATTATTGCAAAAGCGCACAATCTTACCGAAACGTTAAACGACGTTACCGCGCACGCGGAAATGCAGGCCATCACTTCGGCAGCCGATTTTATCGGCGGTAAATATCTGCAAAACTGCACGCTATACGTAACCCTGGAACCGTGCGTGATGTGCGCAGGTGCTTTAAACTGGTCGCAGATTTCGAAAGTGGTAATTGGCGCGCGCGACGACCAGCGGGGCTTTATCAACAAAAATTTGACACTTCACCCGAAAACAGAAATTGTTCTAGGCGTTTTGGAAAATGAATGTTCGCAAATCTTAAAAGAATTCTTTCAAAGCAAAAGATAA